A window of Coturnix japonica isolate 7356 chromosome 2, Coturnix japonica 2.1, whole genome shotgun sequence contains these coding sequences:
- the FRAT2 gene encoding GSK-3-binding protein FRAT2, which produces MPCRPGERFLLLERSVSVGPAGSKEVDALVAKLGEVLQLSAQRAPPPRGPKYQPGPGSARDRAAPYSPRCCPPGPQPALPPALPPGATRPEQQRVAKQLCGRGWLRSAARRRKQQRRPPPGPPDPHEEDPHRLLQQLILSGNLIKEAVRRLQLAAAAVGSGGGDGEAAAAAPQ; this is translated from the coding sequence ATGCCGTGCCGGCCGGGCGAGcgcttcctgctgctggagcgCTCGGTGTCCGTGGGGCCGGCGGGCTCCAAGGAGGTGGACGCGCTGGTGGCCAAGCTGGGCgaggtgctgcagctgagcGCGCAGCGGGCGCCGCCGCCCCGCGGCCCCAAGTACCAGCCGGGGCCGGGCAGCGCCCGAGACCGCGCCGCGCCCTACTCGCCGCGCTGCTGCCCGCCCGGCCCGCAGCCCGCACTGCCGCCCGCACTGCCGCCCGGAGCGACGCGGCCCGAGCAGCAGCGGGTGGCCAAGCAGCTGTGCGGCCGCGGCTGGCTGCGGAGCGCCGCCcgcaggaggaagcagcagcgGCGGCCGCCGCCGGGCCCGCCCGACCCGCACGAGGAGGATCCGCACcggctcctgcagcagctcatccTCTCCGGGAACCTCATCAAGGAGGCGGTGCGGCGCCTGCAGCTGGCGGCCGCCGCCGTGGGGAGCGGCGGAGGGGACGGCGAGGCGGCGGCCGCGGCTCCGCAATAG